A window of Hordeum vulgare subsp. vulgare chromosome 5H, MorexV3_pseudomolecules_assembly, whole genome shotgun sequence genomic DNA:
CTCGTAAAGTTGTTTTTTTTTTAACTGTAAACGCGTTTTTACGGGTTGATGTTATATGGGTGATGCTCTAAGAAAAAAAAAGGCGATCATACCGGAGGCTGACGTGGCAGCAAAGTTTCGGCCGCGATGCACACGTGCGCGGATTGGCTCGCTCACTTCCTTCCGTCACGTCTCTCCCCTCCTCACCGCGTCGCGTTTctctcagagagagagagagagagagggagagaaacaGAGGAGGCTCATGGCGATGGCGGCAGCGTTGATGGCGGGGGCGCTCCGGCGGGGAAGAGCGGGCGTCGGCGGCGCGTCCGAGATGGCGCTGCGTAGGCTCgtgagtccccttcccttccctccCCTTCCCATTTTCCCCTCGCTACGATTCGATCCGGTTCCGAGGTAGAGCCTCGTCCCCTTCCTATGAGTAGAACCGGCGACCGGGGTGATGACAAACTCACCGCACCAGTAGTGGTGTTAGCCAGCCGGACCAGCCCGCCGAAGGCCGAACGCGGCGCGGcgaggggaggagaggaggggcgaacCAACTCTGTCtatatctctctctgtgtgtcttgGTGTGCTCTCTCTTCTCTTGGACAGATTCAGTTCCATGCCtgcctgctacttcctctgctagTATCTGTCTACTCCACTCCAGAGTAGCATGTGAACGCTAATtaaacaaaacaaaagaagatGAATTTGCCTGCTCCTTGTGCGGTTATGCCATTATTACTTCTCCTGAATTATTACTGAACATCAGTCTTGCCTCACCATCACTACCTAAAAAGGTTAGTCTGCCCCTGGATCTCCTTGACCCTGCTGCTGTCCTGCTTGCTAGGTGAGCACACTGATCATAGCGGAGCACGAAGGCGGGCTCGTGAAGCCATCTTCCCTAAGCGCGTTGGCGGCTGCCGAGGCCATCGCCAAAGAGAACAAGGTGTCTCTTCTTCTCGGTGGATCCGGACCGACGCTGCACAAGGCTGCCCAGCATGCCGCGTCTAGCCACCCATTGGTCAATGAGGTATCGTTACTTGCTGTTGGCCACCTCACATTCCCCTACATAATACTAGTTGTTgcatctttttatttatttttggccaTGCTCTGCATTATTTCAGTTCAGCAAGGGTGAAAGAGAACTTGGCGAGAATGGAAGCACAGGTTCATTTCTTCATCAGTTGTCTCTCTTGTGTGGCAGGTTCTTGTTGCGGATTCAGACGTGTTTGCGCATCCTTTAGCCGAGCCTTGGGCCGAGCTGCTCCGCTCCGTGCAGCAGAAAGGTGGATACTCTCATGTGATAGCCTCGTCGACGTCGTTCGGGAAGAATTTGCTTCCACGCGCCGCGGCTCTTCTAGATGTCTCCCCTGTCACGGACGTCACTGCCATATCTGAACCACGGGTCTTTGTGAGGTACGGCAGTACAATGTTTTTGCATTGTTATCAGTGATTCATGGAGAATTCGGGGTATTCATAGGGTAGTCACCATCTCTTTGGTGTTTAACATAGACAACTTGATGCTATAACCCATCAGCAATTAAACTTTTGATGATTAAGATAAGACATACTCTTTTCTTCAGGCCAATTTATGCTGGAAATGCACTCTGCACTGTACGATATACCGGGGAGTCTCCTTGTATGATGAGTATTAGATCAACATCATTTTCTCTAGCTACCGAGTCTATGTCAGAAACTAAAGTTGCGCCCATAACCCAGGTTGACCTCTCTTTCCTCAGTGAAGGTTTGTGTGGTTCCCTCACCATATTCTTCTATTATAAACACTCTTCTATGCCTTGCAGAGTTTTTGTTGTTAATGTTGCATTACCTTTCTTAGACCATGGATCTATTAAGACAATATTCTGACTTCTGCAATAGAAGTTCAAGGTCTGATTGAGTGTTGGTACTTGATTTCCATTTCCATGCACTTATTATGGTTTACGGTCCATAGCTCAGTCTTGAGCAGGCGCTCATGCTTGGGTATGTAGGTGCTGATGTCACTGGTTTGTGGGTGCATCTGCAGGTTGTATTTATTGTTACAAAAACATGCTGATAATAACAGTTTACGGATCTATAAATCATGCGGCATGTTTGTAAAACTCTTTCATTCGATCTGCAGCGAGCTCAAGGAAATCTTCATGGGTCAATCTTACATCCCAAGACACAGAACGGCCAGACCTGGCAAATGCACGTGTGGTAGTCACTGGAGGCAGAGGTTTGAAGAGCGCCGAGAATTTCAAATTGTTGGAGCAGCTGGCAGAAAAACTTGGCGCAGCAGGTTTCTGCTTTTACCTCATTGTCCATTGAACCTAGTTGACACCGAACCTGTGAAGGCCAGGCCTCGTATGAAATCCATTCCTGTTTTACATTTATTGTTCCTTGTGTAGTGGGTGCGACCAGAGCTGCCGTCGATGCAGGATATGTGCCGAATGAACTTCAAGTAAGCTCCTCAAATCTATTAGAGTGGCTAGTTCTGATATTGTCCCTAGCTATGTACTCGGTATACAATCCCTTTGCGCTGGTTACGGTCTGATGTATGATCACAATGCCCTGACTTCTCAGGTTGGGCAAACCGGGAAGATTGTTGCGCCTGAGCTCTACATTGCTTTCGGAGTTTCAGGGGCGATACAACACTTGGCGGGGATGAGAGATTCCAAGTACATCGTGGCGGTCAACAAAGACGCAGACGCCCCAATCTTTCAGGTTCAACTCCGCTCCCCACAGACTGAGCTTGGAGCATCGAACCCCAAATATTGACCGCTGTTATTGAGCCTGCCCTTTGGGTTTTGTTTCTGCTGCCCAGGTCGCAGATTACGGGATCGTTGGCGATCTGTTCC
This region includes:
- the LOC123394934 gene encoding electron transfer flavoprotein subunit alpha, mitochondrial, which gives rise to MAMAAALMAGALRRGRAGVGGASEMALRRLVSTLIIAEHEGGLVKPSSLSALAAAEAIAKENKVSLLLGGSGPTLHKAAQHAASSHPLVNEVLVADSDVFAHPLAEPWAELLRSVQQKGGYSHVIASSTSFGKNLLPRAAALLDVSPVTDVTAISEPRVFVRPIYAGNALCTVRYTGESPCMMSIRSTSFSLATESMSETKVAPITQVDLSFLSEASSRKSSWVNLTSQDTERPDLANARVVVTGGRGLKSAENFKLLEQLAEKLGAAVGATRAAVDAGYVPNELQVGQTGKIVAPELYIAFGVSGAIQHLAGMRDSKYIVAVNKDADAPIFQVADYGIVGDLFQVLEELLEKIPDKK